In Ostrea edulis chromosome 6, xbOstEdul1.1, whole genome shotgun sequence, a single window of DNA contains:
- the LOC125683880 gene encoding heterogeneous nuclear ribonucleoprotein A3-like isoform X5, with protein sequence MPGFGGGFGGGRGGGGGRGGGMSGRGRRNQGGDPEDPEAEQYRKLFIGGLSYETNDTTLRSYFEQWGTITDCVVMTDPQTKRSRGFGFITYEKVAMLDECQANRPHKIDSREVETKRAMPREESGRSESQKSNEKMFVGGLRDTTTEDDVRAAFQEYGNIKSIELIKDKATNKTRGFCFVTFDDYDPVDKCVLKKRFKICDKDVEVKKAENKNEGGGRGGGGGGRGGRGGGHGGGGYGGGAGGYGGGYGNNQGGNWGGNQGGYNEGYSGGYGGGQGGDWGGNQQFGTGYQNNFGGGVMKGGGYGQRGQGPYGGGGGGGGGGGGYGGGGGYGGGGNYGGNRR encoded by the exons ATGCCTGGT TTTGGAGGTGGATTTGGCGGTGGCAGAGGAGGTGGTGGTGGTCGCGGTGGTGGTATGTCGGGCCGTGGTCGTAGAAATCAGGGCGGGGACCCAGAAGATCCTGAAGCAGAACAGTACAGAAAGTTGTTCATTGGAGGACTCAGCTATGAGACAAATGATACCACACTTAGATCTTACTTTGAACAGTGGGGAACAATCACAGATTGTGTGGTCATGACAGACCCTCAGACTAAAAG GTCAAGGGGGTTTGGCTTTATCACATATGAAAAAGTAGCTATGCTTGACGAGTGCCAAGCCAACAGACCACACAAAATCGATTCACGAGAGGTAGAAACTAAAAGAGCGATGCCCAGAGAG GAATCAGGACGTTCAGAATCTCAGAAATCCAATGAGAAAATGTTTGTCGGTGGACTCCGTGACACAACTACAGAAGATGATGTGAGGGCCGCATTCCAGGAATATGGAAACATTAAATCTATAGAACTCATCAAGGACAAAGCCACCAACAAAACAAGAGGCTTCTGTTTCGTCACGTTCGACGACTACGATCCAGTCGACAAATGTGTCT TAAAGAAGAGATTCAAAATCTGTGATAAGGATGTAGAAGTAAAGAAAGCTGAGAACAAAAATGAAGGAGGAG GCCGTGGTGGCGGCGGCGGTGGTCGTGGTGGCCGAGGCGGTGGACATGGTGGTG gtgGTTATGGTGGTGGTGCCGGTGGCTATGGAGGCGGCTATGGCAACAACCAGGGAGGTAACTGGGGTGGTAACCAGGGAGGATACAATGAGGGTTACAGTGGTGGATACGGAGGTGGACAAG GTGGTGACTGGGGTGGCAACCAACAGTTTGGAACAGGCTATCAGAACAACTTTGGAGGTGGTGTGATGAAGGGAGGTGGTTACGGACAGAGAGGTCAGGGCCCGTATGGAGGAG GTGGCGGCGGCGGCGGTGGTGGTGGTGGATATGGAGGTGGCGGTGGATATGGAGGTGGCGGAAATTATGGAGGAAACCGACGTTGA
- the LOC125683880 gene encoding heterogeneous nuclear ribonucleoprotein A1, A2/B1 homolog isoform X1, which yields MPGFGGGFGGGRGGGGGRGGGMSGRGRRNQGGDPEDPEAEQYRKLFIGGLSYETNDTTLRSYFEQWGTITDCVVMTDPQTKRSRGFGFITYEKVAMLDECQANRPHKIDSREVETKRAMPREESGRSESQKSNEKMFVGGLRDTTTEDDVRAAFQEYGNIKSIELIKDKATNKTRGFCFVTFDDYDPVDKCVLKKRFKICDKDVEVKKAENKNEGGGRGGGGGGRGGRGGGHGGGWNQGGFNQGFNQGGPWGPGGGNMGGDGGYQGGYGGGAGGYGGGYGNNQGGNWGGNQGGYNEGYSGGYGGGQGGDWGGNQQFGTGYQNNFGGGVMKGGGYGQRGQGPYGGGGGGGGGGGGYGGGGGYGGGGNYGGNRR from the exons ATGCCTGGT TTTGGAGGTGGATTTGGCGGTGGCAGAGGAGGTGGTGGTGGTCGCGGTGGTGGTATGTCGGGCCGTGGTCGTAGAAATCAGGGCGGGGACCCAGAAGATCCTGAAGCAGAACAGTACAGAAAGTTGTTCATTGGAGGACTCAGCTATGAGACAAATGATACCACACTTAGATCTTACTTTGAACAGTGGGGAACAATCACAGATTGTGTGGTCATGACAGACCCTCAGACTAAAAG GTCAAGGGGGTTTGGCTTTATCACATATGAAAAAGTAGCTATGCTTGACGAGTGCCAAGCCAACAGACCACACAAAATCGATTCACGAGAGGTAGAAACTAAAAGAGCGATGCCCAGAGAG GAATCAGGACGTTCAGAATCTCAGAAATCCAATGAGAAAATGTTTGTCGGTGGACTCCGTGACACAACTACAGAAGATGATGTGAGGGCCGCATTCCAGGAATATGGAAACATTAAATCTATAGAACTCATCAAGGACAAAGCCACCAACAAAACAAGAGGCTTCTGTTTCGTCACGTTCGACGACTACGATCCAGTCGACAAATGTGTCT TAAAGAAGAGATTCAAAATCTGTGATAAGGATGTAGAAGTAAAGAAAGCTGAGAACAAAAATGAAGGAGGAG GCCGTGGTGGCGGCGGCGGTGGTCGTGGTGGCCGAGGCGGTGGACATGGTGGTG GATGGAATCAAGGAGGATTTAACCAAGGATTTAATCAAGGAG GTCCCTGGGGTCCCGGTGGAGGAAATATGGGTGGTGATGGCGGCTATCAGG gtgGTTATGGTGGTGGTGCCGGTGGCTATGGAGGCGGCTATGGCAACAACCAGGGAGGTAACTGGGGTGGTAACCAGGGAGGATACAATGAGGGTTACAGTGGTGGATACGGAGGTGGACAAG GTGGTGACTGGGGTGGCAACCAACAGTTTGGAACAGGCTATCAGAACAACTTTGGAGGTGGTGTGATGAAGGGAGGTGGTTACGGACAGAGAGGTCAGGGCCCGTATGGAGGAG GTGGCGGCGGCGGCGGTGGTGGTGGTGGATATGGAGGTGGCGGTGGATATGGAGGTGGCGGAAATTATGGAGGAAACCGACGTTGA
- the LOC125683880 gene encoding heterogeneous nuclear ribonucleoprotein A3 homolog 1-like isoform X4, translated as MPGFGGGFGGGRGGGGGRGGGMSGRGRRNQGGDPEDPEAEQYRKLFIGGLSYETNDTTLRSYFEQWGTITDCVVMTDPQTKRSRGFGFITYEKVAMLDECQANRPHKIDSREVETKRAMPREESGRSESQKSNEKMFVGGLRDTTTEDDVRAAFQEYGNIKSIELIKDKATNKTRGFCFVTFDDYDPVDKCVLKKRFKICDKDVEVKKAENKNEGGGRGGGGGGRGGRGGGHGGGWNQGGFNQGFNQGGGYGGGAGGYGGGYGNNQGGNWGGNQGGYNEGYSGGYGGGQGGDWGGNQQFGTGYQNNFGGGVMKGGGYGQRGGGGGGGGGGYGGGGGYGGGGNYGGNRR; from the exons ATGCCTGGT TTTGGAGGTGGATTTGGCGGTGGCAGAGGAGGTGGTGGTGGTCGCGGTGGTGGTATGTCGGGCCGTGGTCGTAGAAATCAGGGCGGGGACCCAGAAGATCCTGAAGCAGAACAGTACAGAAAGTTGTTCATTGGAGGACTCAGCTATGAGACAAATGATACCACACTTAGATCTTACTTTGAACAGTGGGGAACAATCACAGATTGTGTGGTCATGACAGACCCTCAGACTAAAAG GTCAAGGGGGTTTGGCTTTATCACATATGAAAAAGTAGCTATGCTTGACGAGTGCCAAGCCAACAGACCACACAAAATCGATTCACGAGAGGTAGAAACTAAAAGAGCGATGCCCAGAGAG GAATCAGGACGTTCAGAATCTCAGAAATCCAATGAGAAAATGTTTGTCGGTGGACTCCGTGACACAACTACAGAAGATGATGTGAGGGCCGCATTCCAGGAATATGGAAACATTAAATCTATAGAACTCATCAAGGACAAAGCCACCAACAAAACAAGAGGCTTCTGTTTCGTCACGTTCGACGACTACGATCCAGTCGACAAATGTGTCT TAAAGAAGAGATTCAAAATCTGTGATAAGGATGTAGAAGTAAAGAAAGCTGAGAACAAAAATGAAGGAGGAG GCCGTGGTGGCGGCGGCGGTGGTCGTGGTGGCCGAGGCGGTGGACATGGTGGTG GATGGAATCAAGGAGGATTTAACCAAGGATTTAATCAAGGAG gtgGTTATGGTGGTGGTGCCGGTGGCTATGGAGGCGGCTATGGCAACAACCAGGGAGGTAACTGGGGTGGTAACCAGGGAGGATACAATGAGGGTTACAGTGGTGGATACGGAGGTGGACAAG GTGGTGACTGGGGTGGCAACCAACAGTTTGGAACAGGCTATCAGAACAACTTTGGAGGTGGTGTGATGAAGGGAGGTGGTTACGGACAGAGAG GTGGCGGCGGCGGCGGTGGTGGTGGTGGATATGGAGGTGGCGGTGGATATGGAGGTGGCGGAAATTATGGAGGAAACCGACGTTGA
- the LOC125683880 gene encoding heterogeneous nuclear ribonucleoprotein A1, A2/B1 homolog isoform X3: MPGFGGGFGGGRGGGGGRGGGMSGRGRRNQGGDPEDPEAEQYRKLFIGGLSYETNDTTLRSYFEQWGTITDCVVMTDPQTKRSRGFGFITYEKVAMLDECQANRPHKIDSREVETKRAMPREESGRSESQKSNEKMFVGGLRDTTTEDDVRAAFQEYGNIKSIELIKDKATNKTRGFCFVTFDDYDPVDKCVLKKRFKICDKDVEVKKAENKNEGGGRGGGGGGRGGRGGGHGGGWNQGGFNQGFNQGGGYGGGAGGYGGGYGNNQGGNWGGNQGGYNEGYSGGYGGGQGGDWGGNQQFGTGYQNNFGGGVMKGGGYGQRGQGPYGGGGGGGGGGGGYGGGGGYGGGGNYGGNRR; this comes from the exons ATGCCTGGT TTTGGAGGTGGATTTGGCGGTGGCAGAGGAGGTGGTGGTGGTCGCGGTGGTGGTATGTCGGGCCGTGGTCGTAGAAATCAGGGCGGGGACCCAGAAGATCCTGAAGCAGAACAGTACAGAAAGTTGTTCATTGGAGGACTCAGCTATGAGACAAATGATACCACACTTAGATCTTACTTTGAACAGTGGGGAACAATCACAGATTGTGTGGTCATGACAGACCCTCAGACTAAAAG GTCAAGGGGGTTTGGCTTTATCACATATGAAAAAGTAGCTATGCTTGACGAGTGCCAAGCCAACAGACCACACAAAATCGATTCACGAGAGGTAGAAACTAAAAGAGCGATGCCCAGAGAG GAATCAGGACGTTCAGAATCTCAGAAATCCAATGAGAAAATGTTTGTCGGTGGACTCCGTGACACAACTACAGAAGATGATGTGAGGGCCGCATTCCAGGAATATGGAAACATTAAATCTATAGAACTCATCAAGGACAAAGCCACCAACAAAACAAGAGGCTTCTGTTTCGTCACGTTCGACGACTACGATCCAGTCGACAAATGTGTCT TAAAGAAGAGATTCAAAATCTGTGATAAGGATGTAGAAGTAAAGAAAGCTGAGAACAAAAATGAAGGAGGAG GCCGTGGTGGCGGCGGCGGTGGTCGTGGTGGCCGAGGCGGTGGACATGGTGGTG GATGGAATCAAGGAGGATTTAACCAAGGATTTAATCAAGGAG gtgGTTATGGTGGTGGTGCCGGTGGCTATGGAGGCGGCTATGGCAACAACCAGGGAGGTAACTGGGGTGGTAACCAGGGAGGATACAATGAGGGTTACAGTGGTGGATACGGAGGTGGACAAG GTGGTGACTGGGGTGGCAACCAACAGTTTGGAACAGGCTATCAGAACAACTTTGGAGGTGGTGTGATGAAGGGAGGTGGTTACGGACAGAGAGGTCAGGGCCCGTATGGAGGAG GTGGCGGCGGCGGCGGTGGTGGTGGTGGATATGGAGGTGGCGGTGGATATGGAGGTGGCGGAAATTATGGAGGAAACCGACGTTGA
- the LOC125683880 gene encoding heterogeneous nuclear ribonucleoprotein A3-like isoform X6, whose protein sequence is MPGFGGGFGGGRGGGGGRGGGMSGRGRRNQGGDPEDPEAEQYRKLFIGGLSYETNDTTLRSYFEQWGTITDCVVMTDPQTKRSRGFGFITYEKVAMLDECQANRPHKIDSREVETKRAMPREESGRSESQKSNEKMFVGGLRDTTTEDDVRAAFQEYGNIKSIELIKDKATNKTRGFCFVTFDDYDPVDKCVLKKRFKICDKDVEVKKAENKNEGGGRGGGGGGRGGRGGGHGGGGYGGGAGGYGGGYGNNQGGNWGGNQGGYNEGYSGGYGGGQGGDWGGNQQFGTGYQNNFGGGVMKGGGYGQRGGGGGGGGGGYGGGGGYGGGGNYGGNRR, encoded by the exons ATGCCTGGT TTTGGAGGTGGATTTGGCGGTGGCAGAGGAGGTGGTGGTGGTCGCGGTGGTGGTATGTCGGGCCGTGGTCGTAGAAATCAGGGCGGGGACCCAGAAGATCCTGAAGCAGAACAGTACAGAAAGTTGTTCATTGGAGGACTCAGCTATGAGACAAATGATACCACACTTAGATCTTACTTTGAACAGTGGGGAACAATCACAGATTGTGTGGTCATGACAGACCCTCAGACTAAAAG GTCAAGGGGGTTTGGCTTTATCACATATGAAAAAGTAGCTATGCTTGACGAGTGCCAAGCCAACAGACCACACAAAATCGATTCACGAGAGGTAGAAACTAAAAGAGCGATGCCCAGAGAG GAATCAGGACGTTCAGAATCTCAGAAATCCAATGAGAAAATGTTTGTCGGTGGACTCCGTGACACAACTACAGAAGATGATGTGAGGGCCGCATTCCAGGAATATGGAAACATTAAATCTATAGAACTCATCAAGGACAAAGCCACCAACAAAACAAGAGGCTTCTGTTTCGTCACGTTCGACGACTACGATCCAGTCGACAAATGTGTCT TAAAGAAGAGATTCAAAATCTGTGATAAGGATGTAGAAGTAAAGAAAGCTGAGAACAAAAATGAAGGAGGAG GCCGTGGTGGCGGCGGCGGTGGTCGTGGTGGCCGAGGCGGTGGACATGGTGGTG gtgGTTATGGTGGTGGTGCCGGTGGCTATGGAGGCGGCTATGGCAACAACCAGGGAGGTAACTGGGGTGGTAACCAGGGAGGATACAATGAGGGTTACAGTGGTGGATACGGAGGTGGACAAG GTGGTGACTGGGGTGGCAACCAACAGTTTGGAACAGGCTATCAGAACAACTTTGGAGGTGGTGTGATGAAGGGAGGTGGTTACGGACAGAGAG GTGGCGGCGGCGGCGGTGGTGGTGGTGGATATGGAGGTGGCGGTGGATATGGAGGTGGCGGAAATTATGGAGGAAACCGACGTTGA
- the LOC125683880 gene encoding heterogeneous nuclear ribonucleoprotein A1, A2/B1 homolog isoform X2 — protein MPGFGGGFGGGRGGGGGRGGGMSGRGRRNQGGDPEDPEAEQYRKLFIGGLSYETNDTTLRSYFEQWGTITDCVVMTDPQTKRSRGFGFITYEKVAMLDECQANRPHKIDSREVETKRAMPREESGRSESQKSNEKMFVGGLRDTTTEDDVRAAFQEYGNIKSIELIKDKATNKTRGFCFVTFDDYDPVDKCVLKKRFKICDKDVEVKKAENKNEGGGRGGGGGGRGGRGGGHGGGWNQGGFNQGFNQGGPWGPGGGNMGGDGGYQGGYGGGAGGYGGGYGNNQGGNWGGNQGGYNEGYSGGYGGGQGGDWGGNQQFGTGYQNNFGGGVMKGGGYGQRGGGGGGGGGGYGGGGGYGGGGNYGGNRR, from the exons ATGCCTGGT TTTGGAGGTGGATTTGGCGGTGGCAGAGGAGGTGGTGGTGGTCGCGGTGGTGGTATGTCGGGCCGTGGTCGTAGAAATCAGGGCGGGGACCCAGAAGATCCTGAAGCAGAACAGTACAGAAAGTTGTTCATTGGAGGACTCAGCTATGAGACAAATGATACCACACTTAGATCTTACTTTGAACAGTGGGGAACAATCACAGATTGTGTGGTCATGACAGACCCTCAGACTAAAAG GTCAAGGGGGTTTGGCTTTATCACATATGAAAAAGTAGCTATGCTTGACGAGTGCCAAGCCAACAGACCACACAAAATCGATTCACGAGAGGTAGAAACTAAAAGAGCGATGCCCAGAGAG GAATCAGGACGTTCAGAATCTCAGAAATCCAATGAGAAAATGTTTGTCGGTGGACTCCGTGACACAACTACAGAAGATGATGTGAGGGCCGCATTCCAGGAATATGGAAACATTAAATCTATAGAACTCATCAAGGACAAAGCCACCAACAAAACAAGAGGCTTCTGTTTCGTCACGTTCGACGACTACGATCCAGTCGACAAATGTGTCT TAAAGAAGAGATTCAAAATCTGTGATAAGGATGTAGAAGTAAAGAAAGCTGAGAACAAAAATGAAGGAGGAG GCCGTGGTGGCGGCGGCGGTGGTCGTGGTGGCCGAGGCGGTGGACATGGTGGTG GATGGAATCAAGGAGGATTTAACCAAGGATTTAATCAAGGAG GTCCCTGGGGTCCCGGTGGAGGAAATATGGGTGGTGATGGCGGCTATCAGG gtgGTTATGGTGGTGGTGCCGGTGGCTATGGAGGCGGCTATGGCAACAACCAGGGAGGTAACTGGGGTGGTAACCAGGGAGGATACAATGAGGGTTACAGTGGTGGATACGGAGGTGGACAAG GTGGTGACTGGGGTGGCAACCAACAGTTTGGAACAGGCTATCAGAACAACTTTGGAGGTGGTGTGATGAAGGGAGGTGGTTACGGACAGAGAG GTGGCGGCGGCGGCGGTGGTGGTGGTGGATATGGAGGTGGCGGTGGATATGGAGGTGGCGGAAATTATGGAGGAAACCGACGTTGA